In Alkalihalobacterium alkalinitrilicum, a genomic segment contains:
- a CDS encoding TrkH family potassium uptake protein, translating to MKLALNQFLTPFRIILLSYIIAMVLFSILLFLPISQQSGVKLTFSEALFTSVSAVSVTGLTVVNVSETYSYIGILFLALAIQLGGIGIMTLGTFVWMLFGKKIILSQRMLIMVDQNQNTFSGLVNLMRGILFVALIIELIGAVILGTYYIRYFDTVGEAYYQGAFASLSAFTNAGFDITGQSLIPFANDYYVQLVVILLIFAGAIGFPVLMEVREYFSKENPNFKFSLFTKITTTTYFAVFLIGVVGIWLLEAGHFYEGLTWHQQLFYSVFNSATARSGGLATMDVSDLSLATLLFISGLMIIGASPSSVGGGIRTTTLAVMFLTIWSFALGKTDVKVFGRQIHPEDRQKAFIVLSVFILLLFSAVILIAAFESGNNIPLMAIIFETASAFGTCGLSMGITADLNFASQFILMILMFIGRVGLIAFLFSIRRKETKSHYKYPTERIIIG from the coding sequence ATGAAATTAGCACTAAACCAGTTTCTTACTCCTTTTCGAATTATATTATTATCCTATATCATTGCAATGGTACTTTTTAGTATTCTTTTGTTTCTACCGATTTCCCAACAATCTGGCGTAAAGCTTACCTTTTCTGAAGCATTATTTACTTCTGTTAGTGCGGTTAGTGTAACGGGTTTAACGGTAGTAAATGTATCAGAAACATATAGTTATATTGGCATTTTATTTTTAGCTCTTGCGATTCAATTAGGTGGAATCGGTATAATGACGTTAGGAACGTTTGTATGGATGCTATTTGGAAAAAAAATTATTCTATCCCAACGTATGCTTATCATGGTTGACCAAAACCAAAATACATTTTCTGGTCTCGTTAATTTAATGAGGGGAATTTTATTTGTTGCTTTAATTATTGAATTAATTGGAGCTGTTATATTAGGTACATATTATATTCGCTACTTTGATACGGTTGGTGAAGCTTACTATCAAGGGGCATTTGCATCGTTAAGCGCATTTACAAATGCGGGATTTGATATTACAGGGCAGTCTTTAATTCCGTTTGCTAATGACTACTATGTTCAATTGGTTGTCATTTTACTAATTTTTGCGGGTGCGATTGGTTTTCCAGTCCTAATGGAAGTAAGAGAATATTTCTCAAAGGAAAACCCTAATTTTAAGTTTAGCTTGTTTACGAAAATTACAACAACAACATATTTTGCTGTGTTTTTAATCGGAGTGGTCGGTATATGGTTACTTGAAGCAGGCCATTTTTATGAAGGTTTAACTTGGCATCAGCAATTATTTTATTCTGTTTTTAATTCAGCCACAGCTAGAAGTGGTGGTTTAGCAACGATGGATGTATCTGACCTAAGTTTAGCGACGTTATTATTCATTTCAGGGTTGATGATAATAGGGGCGAGTCCATCTTCAGTTGGTGGTGGAATTCGTACAACTACATTAGCCGTTATGTTTTTGACCATTTGGAGTTTTGCTTTAGGTAAAACCGATGTAAAAGTTTTTGGTAGACAAATTCACCCAGAAGATCGCCAAAAAGCATTTATTGTGTTAAGTGTATTTATCTTATTATTATTCAGTGCTGTCATTCTTATCGCAGCTTTTGAAAGTGGGAATAACATTCCATTAATGGCGATTATATTTGAAACGGCATCTGCGTTCGGAACGTGTGGCCTTTCAATGGGGATAACAGCTGACTTAAATTTTGCAAGTCAATTTATACTCATGATTTTAATGTTTATAGGACGGGTTGGGTTAATTGCCTTTTTATTCTCTATCCGTCGTAAAGAAACGAAAAGTCATTATAAATATCCAACAGAACGGATTATTATTGGGTAA
- a CDS encoding succinate dehydrogenase cytochrome b558 subunit, with protein MAGNREFMNRKLHSLLGVIPVGIFLIQHLVVNHFATRGASAFNQASHFMESLPFRYFLEIFIIFIPLLYHAIYGLYIAFQARNNVSHYGFFRNWMFLLQRVTGVITLIFVVWHVYETRIQAAFGAEVNYNMMADILSSPFMLVFYFVGVIATIFHFANGLWSFAVSWGITVTPRSQVISTYVTIGIFVALTWVGVRAILAFINPELANI; from the coding sequence ATGGCTGGTAATCGAGAGTTTATGAACCGGAAGCTACACTCGTTATTGGGTGTTATTCCAGTTGGAATTTTTTTAATCCAACATTTAGTTGTTAACCATTTTGCTACAAGAGGTGCAAGTGCTTTTAATCAAGCATCTCATTTTATGGAGAGTCTTCCATTTCGTTATTTCTTAGAAATTTTTATCATTTTTATTCCATTACTTTATCATGCAATCTATGGACTTTATATTGCTTTTCAAGCAAGAAATAATGTGAGTCATTACGGTTTTTTCCGTAACTGGATGTTCTTATTACAACGTGTTACAGGGGTTATCACATTGATTTTCGTTGTATGGCACGTATATGAGACTCGAATTCAAGCTGCTTTCGGAGCAGAAGTTAACTATAATATGATGGCTGATATTTTAAGTAGTCCATTTATGTTAGTGTTTTATTTTGTTGGTGTTATCGCTACTATTTTCCACTTTGCGAATGGGTTATGGTCGTTTGCCGTATCTTGGGGTATCACAGTTACTCCTCGTTCGCAAGTTATCTCAACTTACGTAACAATTGGTATTTTCGTAGCCCTAACATGGGTTGGTGTTCGTGCAATCTTAGCATTTATTAATCCAGAATTAGCAAACATTTAA